Proteins found in one Geomonas subterranea genomic segment:
- a CDS encoding cytochrome C produces the protein MKRTKKTSSLLTVTAAVAGVAMGASIAMAAHPPIQLYTYEEVAQQMGFPKAPVMVDRVTKQGMPYSPKQTCFGDQGTTACHGNAAAGNSKLAKSYDDLSKHAYHAALGFNEWMDNSKGGLFVSTGDADLLPKGTQTGLAANKPWVQSHGHNGKW, from the coding sequence ATGAAGAGAACGAAAAAGACAAGTTCGCTTCTGACGGTCACAGCGGCAGTCGCCGGGGTTGCCATGGGCGCAAGCATCGCCATGGCAGCGCACCCGCCGATCCAGCTGTACACCTACGAAGAAGTGGCCCAACAGATGGGCTTCCCGAAAGCCCCGGTCATGGTCGACAGGGTAACCAAGCAGGGGATGCCGTACTCCCCGAAGCAGACCTGCTTCGGCGACCAGGGCACCACCGCCTGCCACGGTAACGCCGCCGCCGGCAACTCGAAGCTCGCGAAGAGCTACGACGACCTCTCCAAGCACGCCTACCACGCAGCCCTCGGTTTCAACGAGTGGATGGACAACTCCAAGGGGGGGCTTTTCGTCAGTACCGGCGATGCCGACCTCCTGCCCAAGGGCACCCAGACCGGCCTCGCCGCCAACAAGCCGTGGGTACAGTCACACGGCCACAACGGCAAGTGGTGA